The following proteins are co-located in the Lagenorhynchus albirostris chromosome 4, mLagAlb1.1, whole genome shotgun sequence genome:
- the SMIM7 gene encoding small integral membrane protein 7, protein MDAPAVTMLGDILLFGMLLMNAGAVLNFKLKKKDTQGFEEESREPSTGDNIQEFLLSLRYFRTFIALWNVFMMFCMIVLFGS, encoded by the coding sequence ATGGACGCTCCGGCAGTAACAATGCTCGGGGACATCCTGCTGTTTGGGATGCTGTTGATGAACGCCGGGGCAGTGCTCAACTTTAAGCTGAAAAAGAAGGACACGCAAGGCTTTGAGGAGGAGTCGAGGGAGCCCAGCACAGGTGACAACATCCAGGAGTTCTTGCTGAGCCTCAGATATTTTCGAACCTTCATTGCCCTATGGAATGTCTTCATGATGTTCTGCATGATCGTGCTCTTTGGCTCCTGA